taaagttgacgaaggaaaagttgaagtactggaatcactacttaaaaaagaaagtGACTACAACATCGTGAAagggatagtcaacaggtaatttcaatcattattaactatatctcggcctatttagttcgtcatttcctgatatgaactatttttaataacccctttattaattttctttgccggcgggcagggcttgggcaaagtacatcaaggtgactccaggaaaatggcgagaAAAGCTattttggtatcgacccaaggtaagtaattaagtagtactagctagctagctaccatctctttaattcttgtttcaatatcattaattaattatcatgcttgattaattataaCCTGATTAAATTCCATTCTCGTAAAGGCcttgaagcaggcgccggggactgatctgtgtgcattctacgtttgcgagaacattcgcatgatggcatCCGAAAGGAgtagatctgatagacaggactgggtacgtttgtcAGAAACTATTCACAAATTTTTACACCATTATCGACATCTAGTCACataactaatacacatgcatattgatctccttcttaacagttcagagaggtgcgggagcagctcctaccaacggagcgcatactagcacttcaagaggaaatagcgggatttttgctcgaccaggtcatagatcccaaaggagaatactattacccgctaccgcccccatgaaccacttgtcatcgtgctccgaaggcaccaaggcaacatgtaggataAATTGTAtttatatacatgtgtatgtgtgaataattaatggtggttgtgagacattggattatatatatatatatatatatatatatatatatatatatatatatatatatatatatatatatgatcggttctacgagaaaatctatttatatatatgcataacatgtacaatatgtagtatcgtaaaataccagcaaacaaaaaagaattaaatggaaaacacaaaattaatggaaaaataaaaattaaaaccaaaacccccccaaacatttagtaccgttTGGTggtaccaaccggtactaatggtctaccagcacccgggcctggctcgtgccacgtggtggcactttagcgctggttcgtgccgaaccggtagtaaaggggggctttagtctccactctttagtgccggttggagaaccggcactaaaggcccttacgaaccggcgctaaagcccggttctgcactagtggcagtaaactaaatgatcaagtgctaagctaacggaatgggttaagtcaatcacatcattctcctaatgatgtgcccccgttaataaaatgagaacatatgtctatggctagaaacTCAACtatatttgattaacgagctagtcaagtagaggcatactagtgacaatatgtttgtctatgtattcacacatgtattatgtttccggttaatacaattttagcatgaataataaacatttatcatgatatgaggaaataaataataactttattatttcctctagggcatatttccttcatgtttcCCATGTGCTCGCTGGTAGCGGAAACCCAAATTGGGTCGGATCACGTGCCTATGGTCCTGTCCACTGGGAGGACAGGCTCAAGCGAAGCCCCCGTTTCTTCTTTGAAACAGCCTGGTTCAAAATCCCGGATTTCGACCAGGTGTTTAGGTGAAAGTGGGAAGCCTGTGTCAACAGGCTCAGCCCCAGCGGGGGCCCATGGAGCTTTGGGTCGCGTCTGGGGCGGGCCTCCGCGCGTCTCTCAAAGGCTGGGGAGCCAACCAAGGGCGCGAAGACAAACTTCAGCGGGCCCATTTAGTTCAGGAGCTCGCGGCTCTGGATGCCCAGGCCGATGCCCGCCCATTCTCGGAGCAAGAGTGGGCACACCGCTACGACCTGGAGGGGCGGGTGGTGGCGCTTCTTCGGTGTGAAGAAGAGTATTGGTGGAGGAGAGGGGGGCTCAAGTGGACCCTGAAAGGTGATACGAACACGAAGTATTTCAACGCCTACGCGAATGGTCGCCGCCGCAAGTGCGCTATCCTTCGACTGCAATCGGAGCAGGGGCTTCTGGTGCGTCAAGGTGACATCATGCGCCATGTCTATCAGTTCTACATCCAACTGATGGGCACTTGCGAACCCCCATTGGCTCGCCTACGCACGGACCTGTGGGGTCCGTCAGGTAGGGTGTCAGATGCCGAAAACGAGGAGTTACGCCTCGCTTTCACTCCTCAGGAAATCGACACAGCCGTCCACGGCATGAAGTCTGACACGGCCCCCGGCACGGATGGCTGGCCGGTGGCCATGTTCAAGCGCTTCTGGCCTCTTCTTCAGGGTCAGATCTTCGGAGTGTGCAACGGTTTTATGCGTGGAGAAGTGGATATCTCCCGCTTGAACTTCGGGATCCTCTCCCTAATCCCTAAAGTGCAGGGTGCGGATAATATTAGGCAATTTAGACCCATTGCGCTAATCAACGTGCCTTTTAAAATATGTTCAAAAGCCTGCTCTACGTGCCTGACTCCCGTTGCCTGTCGCATTATTAGTAGACATCAGTCCGCGTTAATTCGAGGGCGTAACATTCTGGAGGGGCCTCTCGCCCTGCTCTGGATTGTCCATTCGCTCAAACGCACGCGACAGCCCGCGATTCTTCTAAAACCCGATTTCGAAAAAGCATATGACCGTGTAAACTGGGACTTTCTTAGGCAGGTCCTCTTGGGAAGAGGTTTCTCGCCCGTATGGGTCCACCGCATGCTTCAGCTGGTCTCGGGGGGCTAAACAGCAATTGCGGTCAATGCCGAAGTAGGTCACTACTTTCGCAATAAGCGGGGGCTGCGTCAGGGTGACCCAGCTTCTCCATTGCTGTTCAACTTTGTGGCCGATGCCTTGGATGCAATGTTGGACAGAGCTCGGATGGCTGGCCACCTAAGGGGGGTTGCCAACCATTTGGTTCCGGGCGGGGTTTCCCATTTATAGTATGCAGATGATACGATGCTGCTGTTCGAGCCTGACAGACATAGCATAGCTACGGTCAAAGCTATCCTGTTGAGCTTCGAGCTTATGTCTGGCGTAAAAATCAACTTCCACAAATGCGAAGTGATTTCCATGGGGATGGGGCCGGATGAGAGTCAGGAAGTGGCAGATCTGCTCAACTGCAAATTGGGCACTCTCCCATTTCAATACCTAGGTCTACCTATGGGGGATCGGGCCCCTACCATGATGGAC
The sequence above is a segment of the Aegilops tauschii subsp. strangulata cultivar AL8/78 chromosome 6, Aet v6.0, whole genome shotgun sequence genome. Coding sequences within it:
- the LOC109768257 gene encoding uncharacterized protein; the protein is MELWVASGAGLRASLKGWGANQGREDKLQRAHLVQELAALDAQADARPFSEQEWAHRYDLEGRVVALLRCEEEYWWRRGGLKWTLKGDTNTKYFNAYANGRRRKCAILRLQSEQGLLVRQGDIMRHVYQFYIQLMGTCEPPLARLRTDLWGPSGRVSDAENEELRLAFTPQEIDTAVHGMKSDTAPGTDGWPVAMFKRFWPLLQGQIFGVCNGFMRGEVDISRLNFGILSLIPKVQGADNISRQRDWANLDAGPAGLVAEHVLRNDLVDLVRFRAACRPWRACSGHLRPLGVLDHRFHPRRWIMLPNEHSC